From Lujinxingia vulgaris, a single genomic window includes:
- the rimP gene encoding ribosome maturation factor RimP encodes MGKKRRKERRAKAPALPLSNEIAEAIEAWAHEAAEVHELELYDVVTSSAGGWSVQIFVDRPEAEPGTGVAVEECARVSRYVEALLDADERVPERYVLEVSSPGVERKLTKPAHYEKAVDREVELVVREQIDGQNKVVGRLTSFEDDTLTLEMDGATVTIPLSGVSRAKLTFDFSGAKQR; translated from the coding sequence GTGGGTAAGAAACGACGAAAAGAGCGACGCGCCAAAGCGCCGGCGTTGCCCCTGAGCAATGAGATCGCCGAGGCGATTGAGGCCTGGGCGCACGAGGCCGCAGAGGTGCATGAGCTGGAACTTTACGACGTGGTCACCAGCAGCGCTGGCGGCTGGTCGGTGCAGATCTTTGTGGACCGCCCCGAGGCCGAGCCCGGCACCGGCGTGGCCGTCGAGGAGTGCGCCCGTGTCAGCCGCTATGTCGAGGCGTTGCTCGACGCCGATGAGCGTGTCCCGGAGCGTTACGTGCTGGAAGTCTCCAGCCCGGGCGTTGAGCGCAAGCTCACCAAACCTGCGCATTATGAAAAAGCGGTCGATCGCGAGGTTGAGCTTGTGGTTCGCGAGCAGATCGATGGACAGAACAAGGTAGTCGGGCGGCTGACGTCTTTTGAGGACGACACGCTGACCCTCGAGATGGACGGCGCCACGGTCACCATCCCCCTGAGCGGGGTGAGCCGGGCGAAGTTGACGTTCGACTTTTCAGGAGCGAAGCAGCGATGA
- the hemC gene encoding hydroxymethylbilane synthase — MNLKLGSRKSALALWQTHHVADLLRAAHPGLTVEIVTMDTLGDLRTDVPLPAIGAKGLFTQELEAALASDAIDLAVHSLKDLPSTLPEGMKFAGSPRRASPLDAFISTRYATFDEVPDGATIATGSQRRKAQLLHRRPNLKFADLRGNIGTRLEKLEREGFDGIIMAHAALERLEMGERVTSALPADQYVPAVGQGAIGLESRIGRDDIDALIAPILDEATMRAVTAERIFMRRLEGGCSVALGAYCEPAETPGQWVFHAWVSSTDGQQCLHESRTGEDPDQLASALVEDFLERGARSILRA; from the coding sequence ATGAACCTTAAGCTCGGCTCGCGAAAGTCAGCGCTGGCGTTATGGCAGACCCATCATGTGGCCGACCTCTTGAGGGCGGCGCATCCGGGGCTCACCGTCGAGATCGTGACGATGGACACCCTGGGTGACCTGCGCACCGATGTGCCCCTGCCGGCCATTGGTGCCAAGGGGCTTTTCACCCAGGAGCTGGAAGCGGCGCTTGCCAGCGACGCCATCGATCTGGCGGTGCACTCGCTCAAGGATCTTCCCTCGACGCTGCCGGAAGGCATGAAGTTCGCCGGAAGCCCGCGGCGAGCGAGCCCGCTGGATGCGTTCATCTCCACGCGCTACGCCACCTTTGATGAGGTGCCCGACGGAGCGACCATCGCCACCGGAAGTCAGCGCCGAAAAGCCCAGCTTTTGCACCGCCGGCCCAACCTGAAGTTCGCTGACCTGCGCGGCAACATCGGCACCCGGCTCGAGAAGCTGGAGCGTGAGGGCTTTGACGGCATCATCATGGCGCATGCCGCGCTGGAGCGCCTGGAGATGGGCGAGCGGGTCACGTCGGCGCTGCCGGCCGACCAGTATGTTCCGGCGGTGGGTCAGGGGGCGATTGGCCTGGAGTCGCGCATTGGCCGCGATGACATCGACGCGCTGATTGCCCCCATTCTCGACGAGGCGACGATGCGGGCGGTCACCGCCGAGCGCATCTTTATGCGCCGGCTCGAAGGGGGTTGTTCGGTGGCGCTGGGGGCTTACTGTGAGCCGGCCGAGACGCCCGGGCAGTGGGTCTTCCACGCCTGGGTCTCCTCGACCGATGGTCAACAGTGCCTGCATGAGAGTCGCACTGGCGAGGACCCCGATCAGCTCGCGAGCGCGCTGGTCGAGGACTTCCTGGAGCGCGGCGCCCGCAGCATCCTTCGCGCATGA
- the ccsA gene encoding cytochrome c biogenesis protein CcsA — protein MLQVFQLIEIALPLAYMAIFALYVRRFVARKDRGDQRFWGSPLLYGTLGTHVAYLALRGVELNHFPVSSKGEFLSLLALAIGLIYALTERRHGEPNTGAFFVGLSAIAQTWSSLIIDPNTAHPLLHEHPVYGVHVIFILSGFVSLAISAIYALMYVLLARQLKSRELGALFRRLPPLNTLENMSRLATLAGIVLLGLGLFSGHFVAIYVLDDFSLLDPKIVITYVAWAAYAVAFIWAKLRKLSGLRMGYLSLGGYLALIASMVLVNTFFSSFHTFQ, from the coding sequence ATGTTGCAGGTCTTCCAACTCATTGAGATTGCGCTCCCGCTGGCCTACATGGCCATCTTCGCGCTTTATGTGCGCCGCTTTGTCGCGCGTAAAGATCGCGGGGATCAGCGCTTCTGGGGCTCACCGCTGCTCTACGGCACGCTGGGCACGCATGTGGCGTATCTGGCGCTGCGAGGGGTGGAGCTCAACCATTTCCCGGTGTCATCGAAGGGAGAGTTTCTCTCACTTCTGGCGTTGGCCATCGGTCTGATTTATGCGCTGACGGAACGTCGCCATGGCGAGCCCAACACCGGGGCTTTCTTTGTGGGGCTGTCGGCCATCGCGCAGACGTGGTCCTCGCTGATCATCGATCCGAACACCGCGCATCCGCTTTTGCACGAGCACCCGGTCTACGGGGTGCACGTGATCTTCATCCTCTCGGGTTTTGTCTCTCTGGCCATCAGCGCGATCTACGCCTTGATGTATGTGTTGCTCGCCAGGCAGCTCAAAAGCCGCGAGTTGGGCGCGCTCTTTCGCCGCCTGCCCCCCTTAAACACGCTCGAGAACATGAGCCGTCTGGCCACACTCGCCGGCATTGTGCTCTTAGGGCTGGGCCTTTTTTCGGGGCATTTTGTCGCGATCTACGTTCTGGACGACTTTAGCTTGCTCGACCCCAAGATCGTCATTACTTACGTCGCCTGGGCGGCCTACGCGGTGGCCTTTATCTGGGCGAAGCTGCGTAAACTCTCGGGGCTGCGCATGGGCTACCTCTCGCTCGGGGGCTACCTGGCGCTGATCGCGTCGATGGTGCTCGTCAACACCTTCTTTAGCTCCTTCCACACCTTCCAATAG
- a CDS encoding DUF448 domain-containing protein yields the protein MGCREVAEPAGWERFVYVEGHGLIHDIRRKAPGRGVWVHADPQCLQKALERGGFQRSLKRRVELPALSELLEQVRSGARRRLDEALQIALRARATTPGQTFVKEAMRNDTLVVLILASDAGESTRTKFATNAQRKGMDVIELWTGDELGQMAKGEAYVSVIGVEAGPHAERILKHWKSLEALSATSKT from the coding sequence GTGGGGTGTCGGGAGGTCGCGGAGCCCGCGGGTTGGGAGCGTTTTGTCTATGTTGAGGGTCACGGGTTGATCCACGACATACGACGCAAAGCTCCCGGCCGCGGGGTGTGGGTTCACGCTGATCCGCAATGTCTGCAGAAGGCGCTTGAGCGCGGCGGGTTTCAACGCTCGCTCAAGCGTCGCGTCGAGCTTCCCGCGCTCTCTGAGCTGCTGGAACAAGTTCGCAGCGGCGCGCGCCGCCGCCTCGATGAGGCGCTGCAGATCGCGTTGCGGGCCCGCGCCACCACCCCGGGGCAGACCTTCGTCAAGGAGGCGATGCGCAACGACACCCTTGTCGTGCTCATCCTCGCCAGCGACGCCGGTGAGAGCACCCGCACCAAGTTCGCCACCAACGCGCAGCGCAAGGGCATGGACGTGATCGAACTCTGGACCGGCGATGAGCTGGGCCAGATGGCAAAGGGCGAGGCCTACGTCTCGGTGATCGGCGTTGAAGCCGGCCCCCACGCCGAGCGAATCTTGAAGCATTGGAAGAGTTTGGAGGCGCTCAGTGCGACTTCGAAAACATAG
- a CDS encoding carbon-nitrogen hydrolase family protein — translation MRVALAQIASTRDIEANLKTCQKLAEDAAEQGAGWVIFPECAPFLGPDRDKLPIAEPLDGPQIQTFRKMARELGVYLTVGSFAETSPDPGRTFNTQVHLSPAGDIAAVYRKIHLFDAKVDGDLTLMESQSVMGGRELVLTDVALGEDQARVGLTICYDLRFPEIYRELALRGAEMLTVPSAFTLPTGRAHWHTLLRARAIENQCFVLAPNQWGHHYGSRASFGNSVIYDPWGDCLGCLEEGNGVVVADLNLERQREIRTSMPVLTHQRLGLSAPDAHEV, via the coding sequence ATGCGCGTTGCCCTCGCTCAGATCGCCTCAACTCGCGACATCGAAGCCAACCTGAAGACCTGCCAGAAGTTGGCGGAAGACGCCGCAGAGCAAGGCGCAGGCTGGGTGATCTTTCCGGAATGCGCACCTTTCCTGGGGCCGGATCGCGACAAACTCCCCATCGCCGAGCCACTGGATGGGCCGCAGATTCAGACCTTTCGGAAGATGGCGCGGGAGCTGGGCGTCTACCTCACCGTGGGCAGCTTCGCAGAGACCTCCCCCGACCCCGGCCGCACCTTTAATACCCAGGTTCACCTGAGCCCTGCCGGCGACATCGCGGCGGTCTACCGCAAGATCCACCTCTTTGACGCGAAGGTCGACGGGGATCTCACGCTGATGGAGTCGCAGAGCGTGATGGGCGGCCGAGAGCTTGTGCTGACCGATGTCGCGTTGGGCGAGGATCAGGCGCGTGTGGGGCTGACCATCTGCTACGATCTTCGCTTCCCCGAGATCTACCGGGAGCTCGCACTGCGGGGCGCGGAAATGTTGACGGTCCCCTCGGCGTTCACGCTGCCGACAGGCCGCGCTCACTGGCATACCCTGCTGCGGGCCCGCGCCATCGAGAATCAATGCTTCGTGCTGGCGCCCAACCAGTGGGGCCACCATTACGGGAGCCGCGCTTCCTTTGGAAACTCCGTCATCTACGATCCCTGGGGCGATTGCCTGGGATGCCTCGAAGAGGGCAACGGCGTGGTGGTGGCGGATCTCAACCTGGAGCGTCAACGCGAGATTCGCACGAGCATGCCGGTGCTCACGCATCAACGTCTGGGACTGAGCGCTCCAGACGCACACGAGGTTTGA
- the hemA gene encoding glutamyl-tRNA reductase → MTSPNRLTLISFSHRNATLAERDALAMSAADIAALVPLCRQRWLSEAAVLSTCNRTEIYLYGPTPPTVWEELGPEVARLRGIAPDALPRPLIAYDDDAARHAFRVAASLESLALGENQILAQVKDVHDQVLASSAKSPVLDRLFQFAIRVGKQVRTETALCEGAVSISSAAVDLASKIFGDFNQREILLVGAGETAEAAAMHFEKSGGTKFVVLNRSEERGRLLAEQFKGTYRPLDELEDAIVSAEVAVFATGSPDYLLTHAALKSVMKARKRRPLFLIDISNPRNVDPEVARFDSVFLYNIDDLEHVVAANLATRKDEIPAAEAIIEQMLEQWRAWQQSMAVTPTIASLARYFEEVCTQEIDRHNKRISEQERVMLEEFSRGLVKKLLHNPISYLRSSVANNTLRSEDLNLVLSLYNLQNNDENPDEP, encoded by the coding sequence ATGACCTCACCCAACCGGCTCACCCTCATCTCGTTTAGCCATCGCAACGCGACACTGGCTGAACGCGACGCCCTGGCGATGAGCGCTGCGGATATTGCAGCGCTGGTACCGCTCTGCCGTCAGCGCTGGCTTAGTGAGGCCGCGGTGCTCTCGACGTGCAACCGCACCGAGATCTACCTCTACGGCCCCACGCCACCCACGGTGTGGGAGGAGCTCGGGCCGGAGGTCGCCCGGCTGCGCGGCATTGCGCCCGACGCCCTTCCCCGGCCTCTCATTGCCTACGACGACGATGCGGCGCGCCATGCCTTCCGCGTGGCCGCCTCTCTGGAGTCGCTGGCGCTGGGTGAGAATCAGATTCTGGCGCAGGTTAAAGATGTGCATGACCAGGTGCTGGCCAGCTCGGCCAAGTCACCTGTGCTCGACCGCCTCTTTCAGTTTGCGATCCGCGTGGGCAAGCAGGTGCGCACCGAGACGGCGCTCTGCGAGGGAGCCGTCTCCATCAGCTCGGCGGCGGTGGACCTGGCCAGCAAGATTTTTGGCGACTTCAACCAGCGCGAGATCTTGCTGGTGGGCGCCGGTGAGACGGCCGAGGCCGCGGCGATGCACTTTGAGAAGAGTGGCGGCACAAAATTTGTGGTGCTCAACCGCTCCGAGGAGCGCGGGCGCCTTCTGGCCGAGCAGTTCAAGGGCACCTACCGGCCGCTTGATGAGCTTGAAGACGCCATCGTGAGCGCGGAGGTCGCCGTTTTTGCGACCGGTTCACCCGATTATCTGCTCACCCACGCCGCGCTCAAATCGGTGATGAAGGCGCGCAAGCGCCGCCCGCTTTTCTTGATCGACATCAGCAACCCGCGAAACGTCGATCCGGAGGTGGCGCGCTTTGACAGCGTCTTCCTCTACAACATCGACGACCTGGAGCATGTGGTGGCCGCAAACCTGGCCACCCGCAAAGATGAGATCCCCGCAGCGGAGGCCATCATTGAGCAGATGCTCGAGCAGTGGCGCGCCTGGCAGCAGTCGATGGCGGTGACCCCCACCATCGCTTCGCTGGCGCGCTACTTTGAGGAAGTCTGCACCCAGGAGATCGACCGCCATAACAAGCGCATCTCCGAGCAGGAGCGGGTGATGCTCGAAGAATTCAGCCGCGGGCTGGTCAAAAAGCTTTTGCATAACCCGATCTCGTATCTGCGCAGCTCGGTGGCTAACAACACGCTGCGCTCCGAAGATCTCAACCTTGTGCTCTCGCTCTACAACTTACAGAACAACGATGAGAACCCCGATGAACCTTAA
- the nusA gene encoding transcription termination factor NusA, translating to MNLNSVIEEVGRTKGIDKSILVETLEAAILTAARRTYGAQREIEAEYNEESGEVQLFQIITVSDDVENPYREVSVEEVREAGFEAEPGDELLFQIFYREDDKEKAKAQDKRYGKLLKLDSYNSTFGRIAAQTAKQVIIQRVREAERDIIYDEYKDTVGDMVIGRVRRFEKGNIIVDLGRTDAILPRREQTPRESYRPGDRLQAMIKEVQKSSRDPQVVLTRADPMLLLKLFEQEVPEIHEGAVRIVAVAREPGVRTKVAVYSRDSDVDPVGACVGMRGSRVQAVVQELRGEKIDIVPYVEDTARFVCNAISPAEVAKVLIDESNMTMELIVPDDQLSLAIGRGGQNVRLAAQLTGWNLDIISETRLKNMMAESRAQLLEFEGITEDMVDTLFTLGYNKLEHMAHAAAPELAQIPGLNAESAARIIAAAAEILARPAPGSPEAMTEADYERKALEEIRGVGTKVAASLHDSGYITVEHIAFAEDASKLAEAAGLGKNVKKAKQILSAAEDHLKRELELDDEAFEARRAEFKAAQAEGAESTDEAEATETQEEQPATAGDEAAQPAEATKSDDEEDA from the coding sequence ATGAATCTCAACAGTGTCATCGAAGAGGTCGGAAGGACCAAAGGGATCGATAAATCGATCCTTGTGGAGACCCTTGAGGCGGCCATCTTGACGGCCGCGCGCCGAACCTACGGCGCGCAGCGCGAGATCGAAGCCGAATACAACGAAGAGAGCGGGGAGGTGCAGCTCTTCCAGATCATCACGGTGAGTGATGACGTGGAGAACCCCTACCGCGAGGTCTCCGTTGAGGAGGTGCGCGAGGCGGGCTTTGAAGCCGAGCCTGGCGATGAGCTCCTCTTCCAGATCTTCTACCGCGAAGACGACAAAGAGAAGGCCAAGGCGCAGGACAAGCGCTACGGCAAGCTGCTCAAGCTCGACTCGTACAACTCCACCTTCGGCCGCATCGCCGCGCAGACTGCCAAGCAGGTCATCATTCAGCGCGTGCGCGAGGCCGAGCGCGACATCATCTACGATGAGTACAAAGACACCGTCGGTGACATGGTCATCGGTCGGGTGCGCCGCTTTGAGAAGGGCAACATCATCGTGGACCTGGGTCGCACCGACGCGATCCTGCCGCGCCGCGAGCAGACCCCGCGTGAGAGCTACCGCCCGGGCGACCGCCTTCAGGCGATGATCAAAGAAGTTCAGAAATCCAGTCGCGATCCGCAGGTTGTCTTAACGCGTGCCGATCCCATGCTTCTGCTCAAGCTGTTTGAACAGGAGGTTCCGGAGATTCACGAAGGCGCGGTGCGCATTGTGGCCGTGGCCCGTGAGCCGGGTGTGCGTACCAAGGTGGCCGTCTACAGCCGTGACAGCGATGTCGATCCGGTCGGCGCCTGCGTTGGTATGCGGGGCTCGCGCGTTCAGGCTGTGGTCCAGGAGCTGCGCGGTGAGAAGATCGACATTGTGCCTTACGTCGAAGACACCGCCCGCTTCGTGTGCAACGCCATCAGCCCGGCGGAGGTCGCCAAGGTCTTGATCGACGAGTCGAACATGACCATGGAGCTTATCGTCCCCGACGATCAGCTCAGCCTGGCGATCGGTCGCGGCGGACAGAACGTGCGTCTGGCCGCTCAGCTCACCGGCTGGAACCTCGACATCATCAGCGAGACCCGACTCAAGAACATGATGGCCGAGTCGCGTGCGCAGCTGCTGGAGTTTGAGGGGATCACCGAGGATATGGTCGATACGCTTTTCACGCTTGGATACAACAAGCTCGAGCATATGGCGCACGCCGCCGCTCCCGAGCTTGCGCAGATCCCGGGACTCAACGCCGAGTCGGCCGCGCGTATCATTGCGGCCGCCGCCGAGATCCTCGCGCGTCCCGCCCCCGGCTCGCCGGAGGCGATGACCGAGGCGGACTACGAGCGTAAGGCGCTCGAAGAGATCCGCGGCGTGGGTACCAAGGTCGCCGCCTCGCTTCACGACTCGGGCTACATCACCGTGGAGCATATCGCGTTTGCCGAAGACGCCAGCAAGCTGGCGGAGGCCGCCGGCCTGGGCAAAAACGTCAAGAAGGCTAAGCAGATCCTCAGCGCCGCTGAAGATCACCTCAAGCGCGAGCTGGAGCTCGACGACGAAGCCTTCGAGGCGCGTCGTGCCGAGTTTAAGGCAGCGCAGGCCGAAGGCGCCGAGTCGACTGACGAGGCCGAGGCCACCGAAACACAAGAAGAACAACCGGCCACCGCCGGCGATGAAGCAGCACAGCCGGCGGAAGCCACCAAGAGTGATGATGAGGAGGACGCCTGA